In Naumovozyma castellii chromosome 1, complete genome, one DNA window encodes the following:
- the GSM1 gene encoding Gsm1p (ancestral locus Anc_1.260) has translation MSNTNTTSPLTKKKGKGTKKGSTPPARKSIPIACEFCHIKHLQCDVGRPCKNCIKRNIGNTCKDTVRKKKKRETEAMFVRMGRRSNSNSIQVQDLPHAMMPPRPTRIRQLTPPIYGENVLKGLKHEYHENAVSFSEPPHPMHMPNVLPPSGISLQNGMSAMGPPPPENAFSSWWSQVEDSKLKEILEAPTPFGPIPTDFDVPPPVPPMGTVPAATEIFVTPSINDPSPSSKYEDMPPPQYAPHSRPYMTLDSHEQMTHLSLNNLSHTRNIPPDVSIDFSHMSPFDIRKIIRTPKDLYRIQNSIKAFNYMLSYYGMIRCLKKLFAIKQESAQGDKDVLKSIVKEISEEFAPVILALETGMIPDDFQFQELTLQRMLLDLEDMATFSNCTPLVIWRRTGEICFANNEFLSLTGYTDVELTSRQRFIFEFWDRQSVFNYFKKFHSMLAFGPIEKEGQTETYPGRRWSFNNSVDRSKILLKNGFHLNCATCWTIRRDTFNIPLLVVGYFLPIF, from the coding sequence ATGAGCAATACCAACACAACAAGCCCGCTAACTAAGAAGAAAGGGAAGGGGACCAAGAAAGGTTCAACTCCGCCGGCTAGAAAGTCAATACCCATCGCCTGCGAGTTCTGTCATATAAAGCATCTACAATGTGACGTTGGTCGTCCCTGCAAGAATTGTATAAAGAGGAATATTGGTAATACGTGTAAGGACACCGtaaggaaaaagaagaaaagagaaaCAGAGGCTATGTTTGTTCGTATGGGGAGGAGATCTAATAGTAATAGTATTCAAGTTCAAGATTTACCTCATGCAATGATGCCGCCAAGACCTACCAGAATACGACAGTTGACACCGCCTATTTACGGTGAGAATGTCCTTAAAGGTTTAAAGCATGAATATCATGAAAATGCGGTATCATTTTCTGAACCTCCTCATCCTATGCATATGCCTAATGTACTTCCTCCTAGTGGAATTTCATTGCAGAATGGAATGTCTGCAATGGGCCCCCCACCTCCAGAAAACGCATTTAGCAGTTGGTGGTCCCAGGTTGAAGATTCAAAACTTAAGGAAATTCTGGAGGCTCCTACTCCATTTGGACCAATTCCAACAGATTTTGATGTTCCACCTCCCGTCCCCCCAATGGGGACTGTTCCTGCTGCTACCGAAATATTTGTGACACCTAGTATTAATGACCCTAGTCCTTCATCAAAGTATGAAGACATGCCTCCTCCACAATATGCTCCCCATTCAAGGCCATATATGACGTTGGATAGCCATGAACAGATGACCCATTTAtctttgaataatcttTCCCATACAAGGAACATTCCCCCTGACGTCAGCATTGATTTTTCACACATGTCACCCTTTGATATTAGAAAAATCATTAGAACCCCCAAGGATCTTTATAGGATTCAAAATTCCATTAAGGCATTCAACTACATGCTGTCATATTATGGTATGATTAGatgtttgaagaaattattcgCCATCAAACAAGAATCCGCCCAAGGAGATAAGGATGTCTTAAAATCAATTGTAAAAGAAATATCAGAAGAATTTGCACCAGTTATTTTAGCATTGGAGACAGGTATGATTCCAGatgatttccaatttcaagaattaaCTTTGCAAAGAATGTTATTGGATTTAGAAGATATGGCCACTTTTTCCAATTGCACCCCATTGGTCATCTGGAGAAGGACCGGTGAGATTTGTTTTGCGAATAACGAGTTCTTGTCTTTGACTGGTTACACTGATGTCGAACTGACTTCAAGACAGAGattcatttttgaattttggGATAGGCAAAGCGTATTTAActatttcaagaaatttcattcaatgcTGGCCTTTGGGCCCATTGAGAAGGAGGGACAAACAGAAACATACCCTGGTCGGAGATGGTCCTTCAATAATAGTGTAGATCGAAGTAAGATCTTACTAAAAAATGGGTTCCACTTAAATTGCGCCACTTGTTGGACAATAAGGAGAGACACTTTCAATATTCCCTTACTAGTTGTGGGCTACTTTTTGCCTATCTTCTAG
- the PAM16 gene encoding import motor complex subunit PAM16 (ancestral locus Anc_1.257), with amino-acid sequence MAHRAFVQVIITGAQVFGKAFAEAYRQAAAQSVKQGATTTARGRSGKSEYGGITLDESCKILNVEDGKNLSPEKVNERFQYLFDINDKEKGGSFYLQSKIYRASERLKWELAQREKEANPPPPPPPPAGQASEQQQPKA; translated from the coding sequence ATGGCTCACAGAGCGTTTGTTCAGGTGATAATAACGGGTGCCCAAGTTTTTGGTAAGGCTTTCGCTGAAGCGTATAGACAAGCAGCTGCACAATCTGTTAAGCAAGGTGCCACCACTACGGCAAGAGGACGTTCAGGGAAATCAGAGTATGGTGGTATAACACTGGATGAAAGTTGTAAAATCCTAAATGTTGAAGACGGTAAGAATCTAAGTCCCGAAAAGGTTAATGAAAGATTCCAATATCTTTTTgatattaatgataaagaGAAAGGTGGAAGTTTTTACCTACAGAGTAAGATCTATAGAGCTTCTGAAAGGTTAAAATGGGAACTGGCACAACGAGAAAAGGAAGCaaatccaccaccaccacctccTCCGCCGGCTGGTCAGGCATCAGAACAGCAACAGCCGAAAGCATGA